The genomic segment CCGAGTCATACATCGCGAAGCTGATCCGCCAGGGATTCAAGGTGGCCGTATGCGAGCAGGTCGAAGACCCGAGGAAGGCCAAGGGGATCGTAAAAAGGGAGGTGATCCGGGTGGTGACCCCGGGCACGGTCCTGGAGCAGGGGATGCTGGAGGAACGGGAAAATCATTACCTTGCCTCATGGGCGGCGGTGAACGGCGGGGCCGGGCTGTCGTTCCTGGATCTCACGACCGGGGCGTTCCTGCTGACTGAAAAGCGCGGGGAGCACCTTGCGGATTTCGTCCTGGACCGGTTCGGAACCTATGAGCCCAAGGAGCTGATCGTCCCCGAGGAGATCAAGGGGTCCCCTCTGCTGCAGCAGATCCTCCGGGAATATCCCCGGCTTCCGGTACAGTATATGGAAGGGTGGGCCTTTGAGGGATCCGAGGCCTACCGTAAACTGACCCGGCATTTCAATACCACCACTCTTCAGGGATTCGGATGCGAGGAATTCGCCCTGGGTATCGCGGCCGCCGGCGCGCTTCTCCGCTACGCGGAGGAGACCCAGAAAGGGTCGGCGCCGCATATTCTTGGGATCCGTGCCCTCAGAGACGGCGACCGGATGTTCCTGGATGTCTCCACCATCAAGAATCTTGAACTGGTCCGAAGTAACCTGGACGGGGGAAAACGGGGCGCCCTTCTCGGGGTCCTGGACCGGACCCGGACGGCCATGGGCGGCCGGACGCTCAGGAACTTTCTGCTCAGCCCCCTGCTCGATCCCCAAGAGATCCGGAAACGTCAGGATGCCGTTGCCGAGCTTTTTGAGAACCCGCAGGCACTAAATGACCTGAGGGACCAGATGAAAGAGGTCCATGACATGGAACGCCTGATCGGGCGGGCCACACTCGGAGTGGCCAATGCCCGGGACCTTCTCGCCCTCGCGTCATCGCTCAGCCCCCTTCCTGTAATCAGGGCGATGATGGGCCGCCTGGAGAGCCCGCTCCTTGCGGAACTGCATGGAGAGATCGATGACCTGCAGGACCTCTTCCGCCTGATTCAGGAGGCCATCCACGACGACCCGCCTAACACCATACGGGAGGGGAGGGTGATCCGGGACGGTTACTCCGGGGAACTCGACGAACTCCGGAACATCGGGAGGGAGGGGAAAAACTGGATCGCCCGGCTGGAAAACCAGGAGCGGGCACGGAGCGGGATCAACAATCTCAAGGTTCGGTACAACAAGGTCTTCGGCTACTACATTGAAATAACCAAGTCCAATCTGAGCGAGGTGCCCGAAGATTATATCCGCAAACAGACGCTGGTCAATGCCGAACGCTTCATCACTCCCGAACTCAAGGAGTACGAGGCCAAGGTCCTCGGGGCCGAGGAGAGGATCATCGAATTGGAGATGGAGCTCTTTGCGCGGGTGAGGGAGAGCGTATCAAAGGAGGCCCCGCGCGTACAGAAAACGGCCGGCGCCCTTGCTATCCTGGATGCCCTCAGTTCCCTGGCCGAGGCCGCTCGAGAGAACCGCTATGTCCGCCCTGAAATTACAGGGGAGACAGGGATCGTGATCCGGGACGGGAGGCATCCGGTGATCGAGGCCATGGAAGGCGCGGACCCCTTTGTCCCCAACGATACGGTCATGGATACCGAGAGTCAGAGGCTTCTGATCATCACCGGCCCCAACATGGCCGGGAAATC from the Nitrospirae bacterium CG2_30_53_67 genome contains:
- a CDS encoding DNA mismatch repair protein MutS: MSDLTPLMRQYTQIKSRYKDSILFFRMGDFYEMFNEDAKVASRALQIALTKRGKSEGMDIPLCGIPYHAAESYIAKLIRQGFKVAVCEQVEDPRKAKGIVKREVIRVVTPGTVLEQGMLEERENHYLASWAAVNGGAGLSFLDLTTGAFLLTEKRGEHLADFVLDRFGTYEPKELIVPEEIKGSPLLQQILREYPRLPVQYMEGWAFEGSEAYRKLTRHFNTTTLQGFGCEEFALGIAAAGALLRYAEETQKGSAPHILGIRALRDGDRMFLDVSTIKNLELVRSNLDGGKRGALLGVLDRTRTAMGGRTLRNFLLSPLLDPQEIRKRQDAVAELFENPQALNDLRDQMKEVHDMERLIGRATLGVANARDLLALASSLSPLPVIRAMMGRLESPLLAELHGEIDDLQDLFRLIQEAIHDDPPNTIREGRVIRDGYSGELDELRNIGREGKNWIARLENQERARSGINNLKVRYNKVFGYYIEITKSNLSEVPEDYIRKQTLVNAERFITPELKEYEAKVLGAEERIIELEMELFARVRESVSKEAPRVQKTAGALAILDALSSLAEAARENRYVRPEITGETGIVIRDGRHPVIEAMEGADPFVPNDTVMDTESQRLLIITGPNMAGKSTYMRQVALIVLMAQMGGFVPAGEARIGIVDRIFTRVGASDALVRGQSTFMVEMNETANILHNATGRSLIILDEIGRGTSTFDGISIAWAVAEFIHDRIRARTLFATHYHELTELAMTLNGVRNYNIAVKEWNDQVIFLRKIVDGGADKSYGIQVARLAGLPPGVIERSREVLANLEKSELDETGEPVIAHSENKEKALHQPDLFAARPHPVIQEIKELDLQTMTPLQALNLLAELKKKLEKD